The Siphonobacter curvatus genome includes a window with the following:
- a CDS encoding DUF5018 domain-containing protein: MKRHYLFILLGLLALSCTKMPIDETGLLITTRSQCYMTFFDLLGSDHRTVLVSGQTKIDTEAQTVTAVARFGTNLQRVKPYCSVVTDAIVEPTMGIWTDYTQPQQYTVVSGNRTVRKTYTVTVTLQQ; this comes from the coding sequence ATGAAACGACACTATTTATTCATACTCCTCGGACTGCTGGCTCTTTCCTGCACCAAAATGCCTATCGATGAAACGGGACTGCTGATTACTACTCGCTCCCAATGCTACATGACTTTCTTCGATTTACTCGGTTCGGATCACCGTACCGTACTGGTCAGTGGGCAGACCAAAATAGACACCGAAGCCCAGACCGTGACGGCGGTGGCTCGTTTTGGTACTAATCTGCAACGCGTCAAACCCTATTGCAGTGTAGTGACCGACGCCATTGTGGAACCAACCATGGGCATCTGGACGGACTATACGCAACCACAACAGTACACGGTTGTGTCGGGCAATCGGACGGTACGGAAAACTTATACAGTCACGGTAACCCTCCAGCAATAA
- a CDS encoding alginate lyase family protein, which produces MNRLIALLFFALTMPALWAQQKAPTFLLDGTFLAQQKAQSKQGDAAVQQALEALIQQARQTLNHPTYSVTYKSKVPPSGDKHDYMSVGPYWWPDSTKPDGLPYIRKDGRINPERYTIKDATYLHQLCVDVQQLAVTYYFTEDETYARRAAELLRVWFLNPETRMNPNLNYGQAIPGVTDGRGIGLIDSRYFAVLVDAVQLLKPSKAWPKAEHQALQSWFRTFLDWMQTSPVGKDEADEHNNHGTYYDFQAVAMALFIEDTDLSRRMLEKQTLPRISSQFAVDGSQPHELARTVSWGYCVMNLQGFFGLALLAENLNMNLWTYETPEGKGLKKAFLWLLPYAEGKKPWTHQQIKAMHREEFIPLQALAARKYSDVPAVTIPNPSGFFRLTQALF; this is translated from the coding sequence ATGAACCGACTAATCGCGTTACTCTTCTTTGCACTGACCATGCCCGCGTTGTGGGCCCAGCAAAAAGCTCCCACGTTTTTGCTCGATGGCACATTCCTGGCTCAGCAAAAAGCCCAAAGCAAACAGGGTGATGCGGCCGTACAACAGGCTTTGGAAGCGTTAATTCAACAGGCCCGGCAAACCCTGAACCATCCTACGTATTCGGTTACGTACAAAAGCAAAGTACCGCCGAGTGGAGATAAGCACGACTACATGAGCGTCGGTCCGTATTGGTGGCCCGATTCGACCAAGCCCGATGGGCTACCGTACATCCGCAAGGACGGTCGCATAAATCCGGAACGGTATACGATTAAGGATGCTACCTACCTGCACCAGCTTTGCGTGGATGTACAGCAATTGGCCGTAACCTATTATTTCACGGAAGATGAAACCTACGCCCGCCGGGCCGCCGAATTGCTACGCGTCTGGTTTTTGAATCCCGAAACCCGGATGAACCCGAACCTGAACTACGGGCAGGCAATTCCCGGAGTCACCGATGGGCGAGGAATCGGATTGATCGACAGCCGCTATTTTGCCGTATTGGTAGATGCCGTGCAACTGCTAAAACCCTCCAAAGCCTGGCCGAAAGCCGAGCATCAGGCTTTACAAAGTTGGTTCCGTACCTTTCTGGACTGGATGCAGACCAGTCCCGTCGGCAAAGACGAAGCCGATGAACACAACAACCACGGAACGTATTACGATTTCCAGGCAGTGGCCATGGCCCTATTCATTGAAGATACTGACCTGTCTCGCCGGATGCTGGAAAAGCAAACCCTGCCCCGCATCAGTAGTCAGTTCGCAGTCGATGGCAGTCAGCCGCACGAACTGGCCCGTACCGTTTCCTGGGGGTACTGCGTCATGAACCTGCAGGGCTTCTTTGGACTGGCCTTACTGGCGGAAAACTTGAACATGAATCTCTGGACCTATGAGACGCCCGAGGGGAAAGGACTCAAAAAAGCCTTCCTATGGCTATTACCCTACGCCGAAGGCAAAAAGCCCTGGACGCACCAGCAAATCAAAGCCATGCATCGGGAAGAATTTATTCCCTTACAGGCCCTGGCAGCTCGAAAATATTCGGACGTTCCCGCTGTAACGATCCCGAATCCCAGTGGTTTTTTCCGTCTTACCCAAGCCCTTTTTTAA
- a CDS encoding DUF4466 family protein, which produces MKKLWTLLLAGVVLQACQKSDDEASGPLQNDLLKKTTGPAVVGDRMEFAYALGTLEGQLKEVRVEATIAGGTGTGFSRYSWYTNRNTGVDQPVQTASDTTTTGAVSTASLLGGENQSAVTLRYYYAPTEEAKGRDVRFRFSGTSSTGKEVRFESPAYRISRMDMKRTLQLTDGAKAYVSIADMAVYTKEEVERNNLAAKIDFVYLYRPTLSGFTFGHAWVAPSRSEYLSDVSLPAGLTTRTLMDKRVDVKDAQLRGTAGFDVYIDDIDLERTTFTNASDYAFGLTADQGAFVKTANGAYAAYVYVNAVNNTEKSMTVSIKRLQLN; this is translated from the coding sequence ATGAAAAAGCTATGGACTCTTTTACTGGCGGGAGTAGTGCTACAGGCCTGTCAGAAATCGGACGACGAAGCCAGTGGTCCGCTCCAAAACGACCTGCTCAAAAAAACGACGGGTCCCGCCGTTGTTGGTGATCGCATGGAATTTGCCTACGCCCTGGGTACGCTGGAAGGACAACTCAAAGAGGTACGGGTGGAAGCTACCATTGCCGGAGGAACGGGTACGGGATTCAGTCGGTATTCCTGGTATACGAACCGAAATACCGGCGTGGATCAACCCGTACAAACAGCTTCGGATACGACCACGACTGGAGCGGTTTCTACCGCTTCGCTCTTGGGAGGCGAGAATCAGTCAGCCGTTACGTTACGTTATTACTACGCTCCCACGGAAGAAGCCAAGGGCCGGGACGTGCGGTTTCGTTTCAGCGGTACTTCCTCAACGGGAAAAGAAGTACGGTTTGAATCACCGGCCTACCGCATCAGTCGCATGGATATGAAGCGTACTCTGCAACTCACCGACGGAGCTAAAGCCTACGTGTCCATTGCCGACATGGCGGTATACACGAAAGAAGAAGTGGAACGTAATAATCTGGCCGCCAAAATTGATTTCGTGTACCTCTACCGACCGACGTTAAGCGGCTTTACTTTCGGTCACGCCTGGGTTGCTCCTTCCCGAAGCGAATACCTGAGCGATGTAAGCCTACCTGCCGGACTAACGACGCGTACGCTGATGGATAAACGGGTGGACGTAAAAGATGCCCAGCTTCGCGGTACGGCGGGTTTTGATGTCTATATTGACGATATTGATCTAGAACGTACCACCTTTACTAATGCGTCGGATTACGCCTTTGGCTTAACGGCTGATCAGGGAGCGTTCGTCAAAACGGCCAATGGAGCTTACGCAGCTTATGTGTATGTCAATGCGGTGAATAATACCGAAAAGAGTATGACGGTGAGTATCAAACGACTACAACTTAATTAA